In Pedobacter sp. SL55, the following proteins share a genomic window:
- the lpdA gene encoding dihydrolipoyl dehydrogenase: MQYDVVVIGSGPGGYVGAIRCAQLGLKTAVVEKYKTYGGTCLNVGCIPSKALLDSSEHFHNAAHTFTTHGINLKDLKVDMKQMIARKDDVVAQNTAGITYLFKKNKIDAYEGVGSFEDKNTIIVTKADGSIEKLTTKNVIIATGSKPTALPFLPIDKKRIITSTEALNLKEVPKTMVVIGGGVIGLELGSVYARLGTKVTVVEFAPSIIGTMDAGLGKELQRVLKKSLGMEFFMGHKVTGATTKGKTVTVTADNAKGEAVSFEADYCIVAVGRTAYSEGLGLDKIGITVEERGKKIPVNEHLETSVKGVYAIGDVITGAMLAHKAEDEGIYVAETIAGQKPHINYNLIPGVVYTWPEVASVGQTEEQLKAAGVKYKAGSFPFKASGRAKASMDTDGFVKVLADEKTDEILGIHMIGPRAADMIAEAVVAMEFRASAEDVARICHAHPTYTEALKEAALAATENRAIHI; the protein is encoded by the coding sequence ATGCAATACGATGTAGTTGTTATTGGCTCGGGTCCGGGCGGTTATGTAGGTGCCATCCGTTGTGCACAATTAGGTTTAAAAACAGCGGTAGTAGAAAAATATAAAACTTATGGCGGTACCTGCTTAAATGTGGGTTGTATCCCGTCTAAGGCATTATTAGATTCTTCGGAGCACTTTCACAACGCGGCTCATACGTTCACTACTCACGGTATTAACCTTAAAGATTTAAAGGTTGATATGAAGCAAATGATTGCTCGTAAGGATGATGTTGTTGCGCAAAACACTGCGGGTATCACTTATCTTTTTAAGAAAAATAAAATCGATGCTTACGAAGGCGTAGGTTCTTTCGAAGATAAAAATACCATTATTGTAACTAAAGCTGATGGTAGTATTGAAAAATTAACTACTAAAAACGTAATTATTGCTACAGGTTCTAAACCTACGGCTTTGCCTTTCTTGCCAATCGATAAAAAACGTATCATTACTTCTACAGAGGCTTTAAACTTGAAAGAAGTGCCAAAAACTATGGTAGTAATTGGTGGCGGTGTAATTGGTTTAGAGTTAGGTTCGGTTTACGCTCGTTTGGGTACTAAAGTAACTGTAGTGGAGTTTGCCCCATCTATTATTGGCACTATGGATGCTGGCTTGGGTAAAGAATTACAACGTGTGTTAAAGAAATCTTTAGGCATGGAGTTTTTTATGGGGCACAAAGTAACTGGTGCTACTACAAAAGGTAAAACGGTTACGGTTACTGCAGATAATGCCAAAGGCGAAGCGGTTTCTTTTGAGGCTGATTACTGCATTGTAGCAGTTGGTAGAACAGCTTATAGCGAAGGTTTGGGCTTAGATAAAATTGGTATTACCGTTGAAGAACGCGGAAAGAAAATCCCAGTTAATGAGCACTTAGAAACTTCTGTTAAGGGTGTTTATGCCATTGGCGATGTGATTACTGGTGCCATGTTGGCTCACAAGGCTGAAGACGAAGGCATCTATGTTGCTGAAACTATTGCTGGACAGAAACCACACATCAACTATAACTTAATTCCGGGTGTGGTTTACACTTGGCCAGAGGTAGCTTCTGTTGGTCAAACCGAGGAGCAATTGAAAGCTGCTGGTGTGAAATACAAAGCGGGTTCTTTCCCTTTCAAAGCAAGTGGACGTGCGAAAGCGAGTATGGATACCGATGGTTTCGTGAAAGTATTAGCTGATGAAAAAACTGACGAGATTTTAGGCATCCACATGATTGGTCCACGTGCTGCTGATATGATTGCAGAGGCGGTGGTAGCGATGGAATTCCGTGCTTCGGCAGAGGATGTGGCTAGAATTTGCCATGCGCACCCAACTTATACTGAAGCTTTAAAAGAGGCTGCTTTGGCTGCTACTGAAAATAGAGCGATACATATTTAA
- a CDS encoding phospholipase D-like domain-containing protein: protein MSEVYFKNISNVIDNNLKQAKFEIKIAVAWITDTRLLSTLKTCIKNGVKVYIVFYENKNNNVESFEELFDLGASIRYSKKLMHNKFCVIDEVVTINGSYNWTFSAKTNDENIQITKSHEIAVNFLKEFEKIYLSSVSIDKHFADKKSLFEQYLKEIGMPKSYPVFYKQSLDNNFNGILFNGFSNQIKHIYRLFTKESEFINYHKNIYDYLFTVKDKYSLRSSLKYNFYSKSNNKKESRLWNKIQGGKYLVIDIIESKFIGNINPSYLLDNEKKLMNEKFFYFNPATDFPFFLVCLYPRYYVFSESDQFKEMLKLGVLKFNEHSIDDIVQFKFGDLTIENNFIVNSYKEINQREYVHKIFIDKNSFSLNEDLEIQNVNKEFLKIREEIEKRKAERVEHNRKMKQQENNCFIATMVYKDNNHINIQALRDYRDRKLKNNSIGRIFIRVYYKYSPALVEKVGDKKSAIVFFKFIIEKLILKFIIGFK from the coding sequence ATGTCAGAGGTTTATTTCAAGAATATATCTAACGTTATTGATAATAATTTAAAACAGGCAAAGTTCGAAATTAAAATTGCTGTTGCATGGATAACAGATACACGCCTGCTGAGCACTTTAAAAACTTGCATAAAAAATGGGGTTAAAGTCTACATTGTTTTTTATGAAAATAAAAATAATAATGTTGAGTCTTTTGAGGAACTATTCGACCTCGGGGCTAGCATCAGGTATTCCAAAAAATTAATGCACAATAAGTTTTGTGTTATTGATGAGGTGGTTACAATTAATGGGTCGTATAATTGGACTTTTTCCGCTAAAACCAATGATGAGAACATCCAAATTACTAAATCACATGAAATAGCAGTAAACTTTTTAAAAGAATTCGAGAAAATCTACTTAAGTTCAGTATCGATAGACAAACATTTTGCAGATAAAAAAAGTTTATTCGAGCAGTATCTCAAGGAAATTGGAATGCCGAAAAGTTATCCAGTATTCTATAAACAGTCACTAGATAATAATTTTAACGGAATATTATTTAATGGTTTTAGTAATCAGATAAAACATATTTACAGATTATTCACGAAGGAATCTGAATTTATCAACTATCATAAAAATATCTATGATTATTTATTTACTGTAAAGGATAAGTATTCCTTACGTTCGTCTCTGAAGTATAATTTTTATAGCAAATCAAACAATAAAAAAGAATCTAGACTATGGAATAAAATTCAAGGAGGAAAGTACTTAGTCATCGATATTATCGAATCTAAATTTATCGGTAATATTAATCCTTCATATCTACTTGATAACGAAAAAAAGTTAATGAACGAAAAATTCTTTTATTTTAACCCAGCTACAGATTTCCCATTTTTCCTTGTTTGCCTGTATCCTCGGTATTATGTTTTTAGTGAATCTGATCAGTTTAAGGAAATGTTAAAGCTTGGAGTATTAAAATTTAATGAACATTCAATTGATGATATTGTTCAGTTTAAATTCGGGGATCTAACTATAGAGAATAACTTTATAGTGAATAGCTATAAAGAGATTAATCAGCGAGAATATGTTCATAAGATATTTATTGATAAAAACAGCTTCTCGTTAAATGAAGATTTGGAGATACAAAATGTAAATAAAGAATTTTTGAAGATACGTGAGGAAATAGAAAAAAGAAAAGCAGAAAGAGTAGAGCATAATAGAAAAATGAAACAACAAGAAAATAATTGTTTCATTGCTACAATGGTTTATAAAGATAATAATCACATTAATATTCAAGCGTTAAGGGATTATCGAGATAGAAAGTTGAAAAATAATTCAATTGGTAGGATATTTATCAGAGTATATTATAAATATTCACCTGCTTTAGTTGAAAAAGTTGGTGATAAAAAATCAGCAATCGTGTTTTTTAAGTTTATTATTGAGAAGCTTATACTGAAGTTTATAATTGGATTCAAGTAA
- a CDS encoding CocE/NonD family hydrolase — protein sequence MKRILTLLLLVSCFFAEFTFAQQTDSAYVRNRYTKIERLIPMRDGTKLFTSIYIPKDIAASKKYPFLINRTPYTVRPYGENQYKTSLGGYPAVMRDGFIFVYQDVRGRWMSEGNFEDIRPTNLGKGKKDIDESTDTYDTIDWLLKNIKNNNGKAGIYGISYPGFYSTTSLVKSHPALKAVSPQAPVTDWFIGDDFHHGGALFLMDAFKFMTSFGVPRPQPITPDKGPKPFQFPIKDNYRFYLEAGSVKNLKEKYMGDSIKFWNNLFKHPNLDTFWQARQIVRHLKDVKPAVMTVGGFFDAEDAYGAFATYKAIEKQNPKANNILVAGPWYHGGWVRGKGDSFGDINFGTATSTYYQENLELPFFKYYLKGEGTFDAAEANIFLTGSNQWKNFNTWPPQDVELKSLYFHPNGKLSFTKPNTNNSFDEYVSDPNAPVPYQDGIQANRTREYMIDDQRFAARRPDVKTYQTDVLTEDITLTGPVLANLLVSTSGTDADYVVKLIDVYPEDTKEISPADQNKMMADYQMLVRGEILRGKYRNSFEKPEAFVPNEATKVKYALPDVGHTFKKGHRIMVQVQHSWFPLADRNPQKFMNIYEAKPSDFQKATHRIYHGEADGSFLSLPVLKP from the coding sequence ATGAAAAGAATACTAACCCTCCTACTTTTAGTTTCTTGTTTTTTTGCAGAATTTACCTTTGCACAACAAACCGACTCTGCCTACGTACGCAACCGCTACACCAAAATAGAACGCCTTATCCCCATGCGTGATGGCACCAAGCTATTCACATCTATCTACATCCCAAAAGATATCGCTGCTAGCAAAAAATATCCATTTTTAATTAACCGAACACCATACACGGTTAGACCTTACGGCGAAAACCAATACAAAACTAGCTTAGGCGGTTACCCAGCAGTTATGCGTGATGGATTTATCTTCGTTTATCAAGACGTTCGTGGCCGCTGGATGAGCGAAGGAAATTTTGAAGACATTAGACCAACCAACCTTGGCAAAGGCAAAAAAGACATCGACGAAAGCACCGATACTTATGACACCATTGATTGGTTGCTTAAAAACATCAAAAACAATAACGGCAAAGCAGGAATTTATGGGATCTCCTACCCTGGTTTCTATTCTACCACCTCATTGGTTAAATCGCATCCAGCTTTAAAAGCAGTTTCGCCACAAGCACCAGTTACCGATTGGTTTATTGGCGATGATTTCCACCATGGCGGTGCGCTATTTTTAATGGATGCCTTTAAGTTTATGACCTCTTTTGGCGTTCCTCGTCCGCAGCCTATTACCCCAGACAAAGGCCCGAAACCATTCCAATTCCCAATTAAAGACAACTACCGTTTCTATTTGGAAGCTGGCTCTGTAAAAAACCTGAAAGAAAAATACATGGGCGATAGCATCAAATTTTGGAACAATCTGTTTAAACATCCAAACCTAGATACCTTTTGGCAAGCTCGTCAAATTGTAAGGCACTTGAAAGACGTAAAACCCGCTGTAATGACTGTTGGCGGTTTCTTTGATGCCGAAGATGCTTACGGTGCTTTTGCAACCTACAAAGCCATCGAAAAACAAAACCCAAAAGCGAATAATATTTTAGTAGCTGGCCCGTGGTACCACGGCGGTTGGGTACGTGGCAAAGGCGATAGCTTTGGCGATATTAATTTTGGCACTGCAACCAGCACTTACTATCAAGAAAATTTGGAATTGCCTTTCTTCAAATATTACCTTAAAGGCGAAGGAACATTTGATGCGGCCGAAGCAAACATTTTCTTAACGGGAAGCAACCAATGGAAAAATTTCAACACTTGGCCCCCACAAGACGTGGAACTGAAATCATTATATTTCCATCCTAACGGAAAATTATCCTTCACTAAACCAAATACCAATAACAGCTTTGATGAATATGTGAGTGACCCGAATGCGCCTGTGCCTTATCAAGATGGCATACAAGCCAACCGTACTCGCGAATACATGATAGATGACCAGCGTTTTGCTGCGAGAAGACCAGATGTAAAAACTTATCAAACTGATGTTTTAACAGAAGATATTACGCTAACGGGACCAGTTTTAGCTAATTTATTGGTAAGCACTTCGGGTACTGATGCAGATTACGTAGTAAAACTGATAGATGTATATCCAGAAGATACTAAAGAAATTTCTCCGGCAGATCAAAACAAAATGATGGCTGATTACCAAATGTTGGTGCGTGGAGAAATATTAAGGGGTAAATACAGAAATAGCTTCGAAAAACCTGAAGCGTTTGTACCAAACGAAGCCACAAAAGTGAAATACGCATTGCCGGATGTTGGCCACACTTTCAAAAAAGGACATCGTATTATGGTACAAGTACAACATTCGTGGTTTCCTTTAGCTGATAGAAACCCGCAAAAGTTCATGAACATTTACGAAGCAAAACCAAGTGATTTCCAAAAAGCAACGCACAGAATTTATCATGGCGAAGCTGATGGTTCTTTCTTATCTTTACCTGTACTAAAACCTTAA
- a CDS encoding M1 family metallopeptidase has translation MKKLLIALALLTCSKATFAQNMLASNENNERAKSLRGALTDLRTCYDINYYHLDVKIDIDNRSVSGSNEFAFTATKDFESLQFDLFDNLKVEKVVYKGKELPFTREFAAVFVKFPKIKKGSKDRFTVFYSGNPRVAKNAPWDGGFIFKKDKSGNPFVSVACQGLGASVWWPNKDHQSDEVDSMLVSISAPKDLDCIANGRSRGKVEGKDGYTKHHWFVGNPINNYSIAFYIGKYAHWTDTYNGEDGKLSLDFYALKEDSAKARPHWDADVKPMLKSFEYWFGPYPWYKDGYKLVQAPHLGMEHQSAVAYGNQFKKGYLGNDLSGSGHGLKWDFITIHETGHEWFGNNITTKDIADMWVHEGFTSYSEALFTESTQGKTAGEDYVIGIRKNIGNKASIIGIYNTNTEGDGDMYYKGANLVHTIRQLINDDEKFRQILRGLNKTFYHSTTTSAEVEAYIVKQSGLKLDKVFDQYLRHANIPTLEYKIENGTLKYRWLTDVKGFDMPVKVSLKAGEYNLISPTNDWKSIKVDASVNNDNFAVERNFYVNTKKAE, from the coding sequence ATGAAAAAACTATTAATTGCCTTGGCTCTTTTAACCTGTTCTAAAGCAACTTTTGCCCAGAACATGCTAGCCAGCAACGAAAACAATGAAAGAGCCAAGTCTTTAAGAGGTGCCTTAACTGACTTAAGAACCTGTTACGATATCAACTATTACCACCTCGATGTGAAAATAGATATCGATAACCGCTCGGTAAGTGGCAGCAACGAATTTGCTTTTACCGCTACTAAAGATTTCGAAAGTCTACAATTTGACCTGTTCGACAACCTCAAAGTAGAAAAAGTGGTGTATAAAGGCAAAGAATTACCTTTTACCAGAGAGTTTGCAGCAGTGTTCGTTAAGTTCCCTAAAATCAAAAAAGGAAGTAAAGATCGTTTTACGGTTTTCTATAGTGGCAATCCACGAGTGGCTAAAAATGCGCCTTGGGATGGTGGTTTCATCTTCAAAAAAGATAAATCGGGCAACCCCTTTGTATCGGTAGCTTGCCAAGGTTTGGGCGCTAGTGTATGGTGGCCTAACAAAGACCATCAAAGTGATGAGGTAGACAGTATGCTGGTAAGCATCAGTGCGCCAAAAGATTTGGATTGTATTGCCAATGGTCGTTCTCGCGGTAAAGTTGAAGGTAAAGATGGATATACCAAACACCATTGGTTTGTTGGAAATCCGATCAACAATTACAGCATTGCATTTTATATTGGCAAATATGCACACTGGACAGACACTTACAATGGAGAAGATGGCAAATTGAGCTTAGATTTCTACGCATTGAAAGAAGATAGTGCAAAGGCCCGCCCACATTGGGATGCAGATGTAAAACCGATGCTTAAATCTTTCGAATATTGGTTTGGCCCTTACCCTTGGTACAAAGATGGTTATAAATTGGTGCAAGCGCCTCACTTAGGTATGGAACACCAAAGTGCCGTAGCTTATGGCAATCAATTCAAAAAAGGCTATTTAGGTAATGATTTGTCTGGCAGCGGCCATGGGCTAAAATGGGATTTCATTACCATTCACGAAACTGGGCACGAATGGTTTGGCAACAACATTACCACCAAAGACATTGCGGATATGTGGGTACACGAAGGATTTACCTCCTACTCAGAAGCTCTATTTACCGAAAGCACACAAGGCAAAACCGCTGGCGAAGATTATGTAATTGGGATTAGAAAAAACATCGGTAACAAAGCATCAATTATTGGCATTTACAATACCAATACCGAAGGCGATGGCGATATGTACTACAAAGGTGCAAATTTGGTACATACCATACGCCAATTGATAAATGACGATGAAAAATTTAGACAGATTTTAAGGGGATTGAATAAAACATTTTACCACAGTACCACTACGTCTGCAGAAGTTGAAGCTTACATTGTAAAACAAAGCGGTTTAAAGCTGGATAAAGTTTTTGATCAATACCTGCGCCATGCGAATATCCCCACTTTGGAATATAAAATAGAAAACGGAACTTTAAAATATAGATGGTTAACGGATGTTAAAGGATTTGATATGCCAGTGAAAGTTTCGTTAAAAGCAGGCGAATATAACTTAATAAGCCCAACTAACGACTGGAAATCAATTAAGGTTGACGCTTCTGTTAACAACGATAATTTTGCTGTAGAGCGAAATTTCTATGTAAATACTAAAAAAGCAGAATAA
- a CDS encoding head GIN domain-containing protein, with translation MSKKYISIGLMMSVAVASASNVQSELPVNISIAKTKTKVKDTEVKNFNSIAAGGPLQVIVTLGNTEGIKFEGDEEAISTLVTEVKGSALIIRPKMSWTSWAHKYKDKKIIAYVNAKNISSLTMSGDGSITVKGTINNNSLTTTLSGSGAITAVVNVQDYTAVISGSGKLNITGEADEVSTTISGSGVLSKKGGLKVGSLSATISGSGSAYVHTNGEINAFVSGSGKVYYTGNADVSEKKLLGSGGVKKLD, from the coding sequence ATGAGCAAAAAATATATTTCTATTGGTTTAATGATGTCCGTTGCTGTAGCAAGTGCATCAAACGTACAATCAGAATTACCCGTAAACATTAGCATTGCTAAAACAAAAACTAAAGTTAAAGATACAGAAGTTAAAAATTTCAATAGCATTGCGGCAGGCGGGCCTTTACAGGTAATTGTTACTTTAGGCAATACCGAGGGAATCAAATTTGAGGGCGATGAAGAAGCCATTTCTACCTTGGTTACCGAAGTGAAAGGTAGCGCCTTAATCATAAGACCCAAAATGAGCTGGACAAGCTGGGCTCACAAGTATAAGGACAAGAAGATTATAGCTTATGTAAATGCTAAAAACATTTCGAGCTTAACCATGAGCGGCGATGGATCGATTACCGTAAAAGGCACTATAAATAATAATTCACTCACTACAACTTTAAGCGGCTCGGGTGCGATAACGGCGGTAGTAAACGTACAAGATTATACTGCTGTAATTAGTGGCTCGGGCAAATTAAATATCACTGGCGAGGCTGATGAAGTTTCTACTACCATTAGTGGCTCAGGCGTGCTTTCTAAAAAGGGCGGACTAAAAGTAGGTTCTTTATCTGCTACAATTAGTGGTTCTGGAAGTGCTTATGTACATACCAATGGCGAAATTAATGCTTTCGTTAGCGGCTCTGGAAAAGTGTATTATACCGGCAATGCCGATGTTTCGGAAAAGAAACTTTTAGGCTCTGGTGGCGTAAAGAAATTAGATTAA
- a CDS encoding DUF2490 domain-containing protein, whose protein sequence is MRIKIVLSAFLIFTTTSLFAQTINQNTGWFLFLNSTKFNDKWGMHFDLQLRSEDKWDGLRNLLVRPGVTYYINKNSNATLGYLFTQTYLPNDILVGAASLKNTLTEHRIWQQYIYSHQPWKGAALSHRFRLEQRFIERQTDDLFSQRLRYFFRLIQPLQKQEGAFTKGVFAALQNELFFNIQNKEKVNGSLFDQNRAYLAVGYRVSKGFDVEAGYLNQSINGASRNTVNNVAQLALYTRF, encoded by the coding sequence ATGAGAATTAAAATTGTACTTAGCGCTTTCTTAATCTTTACTACAACTTCATTATTTGCCCAAACCATAAACCAAAATACTGGATGGTTTTTATTTCTTAATAGCACCAAGTTTAACGACAAATGGGGAATGCATTTTGATTTACAATTGCGCTCTGAAGATAAATGGGATGGTTTGCGAAATTTACTGGTAAGACCAGGGGTAACTTATTACATCAATAAAAATTCAAATGCCACTTTAGGTTACTTATTTACACAAACCTATTTGCCTAATGATATTTTAGTTGGTGCAGCGTCGCTAAAAAACACCCTAACCGAGCATCGTATTTGGCAGCAATATATCTATAGTCACCAGCCTTGGAAGGGTGCAGCTTTAAGCCACAGATTTAGATTAGAACAACGTTTTATTGAGCGCCAAACCGATGATTTGTTTTCGCAACGTTTGCGTTATTTCTTTAGGCTAATTCAGCCATTGCAAAAGCAGGAAGGAGCATTTACCAAAGGTGTTTTCGCTGCTTTACAAAATGAGTTATTCTTTAATATCCAGAATAAAGAGAAAGTTAATGGAAGTTTGTTTGATCAGAACCGAGCTTATTTAGCTGTTGGTTACCGTGTTTCTAAAGGTTTTGATGTTGAAGCTGGTTATTTGAACCAAAGTATTAATGGCGCTAGTAGAAATACAGTTAACAACGTTGCTCAGTTAGCTTTGTATACTAGGTTTTGA